The following coding sequences lie in one Panicum virgatum strain AP13 chromosome 6N, P.virgatum_v5, whole genome shotgun sequence genomic window:
- the LOC120680280 gene encoding protein DMP3-like codes for MQQRRGLLHVTLPPFLHYSFTHSTTLPPSMNRSPSHPRSRSLTTNTRLLLSRKPIASLHRQIAYCYCVDFHIYQPTLDRSSLSHPRSTMAASSSSSSVRQRQAAAQAQQPQLLLHEEQQQDLLPKQEPPPPQRSVLSRALTSTANLANLLPTGTLLAFNLLAPTFTNHGACDATTALLTRGLLAVLALSCVLASFTDSLRGPDGRVYYGVATPRGLWLIDYPPGAPPPGDTSRYRLAFVDFVHAALSVAVFGVVAARDKNVVRCFYPAPPKETEEVLDILPLGVGVLCSLLFVAFPTTRHGIGYPVTNGN; via the coding sequence ATGCAGCAGCGACGCGGTCTCCTGCACGTCACGCTGCCTCCATTCCTTCATTATTCCTTCACGCATTCCAcaaccctccctccctccatgaATCGATCGCCATCCCATCCACGGTCTCGGTCGTTGACTACAAATACACGCCTCCTCCTCTCCAGAAAGCCCATTGCTTCGCTTCATCGTCAGATCGCCTACTGCTACTGCGTTGATTTCCATATATACCAACCAACCCTCGATCGATCAAGCCTAAGCCACCCTCGATCGACCATGgccgcttcttcctcctcctcgtcggtcAGGCAGAGGCAAGCAGCCGCTCAGGCTCAGCAgccgcagctcctcctccatgaaGAGCAGCAGCAAGACCTCCTCCCCAAGCAAGAACCACCGCCCCCGCAGCGGTCGGTCTTGTCCCGGGCGCTGACCTCGACGGCGAACCTTGCCAACCTGCTCCCCACGGGCACGCTCCTGGCCTTCAACCTGCTGGCCCCGACCTTCACCAACCACGGCGCCTGCGACGCCACCACCGCGCTCCTCACGCGGGGGCTCCTCGCCGTCCTCGCCCTCTCCTGCGTCCTCGCCTCCTTCACCGACTCCCTCAGGGGCCCCGACGGCCGCGTCTACTACGGCGTCGCCACGCCCAGGGGCCTCTGGCTCATCGACTACccgcccggcgcgccgccgccgggggacaCCTCCAGGTACAGGCTCGCCTTCGTCGACTTCGTGCACGCCGCGCTCTCGGTCGCCGTCTTCGGGGTCGTCGCCGCCAGGGACAAGAACGTCGTCAGGTGCTTCTACCCGGCGCCGCCCAAGGAGACGGAGGAGGTGCTCGACATCCTGCCGCTCGGCGTCGGCGTGCTCTGCAGCCTGCTCTTCGTCGCGTTTCCGACCACAAGACACGGCATCGGGTACCCCGTCACCAACGGCAATTAA